The Bacteroidota bacterium genome contains a region encoding:
- a CDS encoding aldo/keto reductase: MKKSTTLGHSTVSIHRIGLGCMGMSEFYGSFDEAESIHTLHKAIDLGVNFFDTADMYGSGANEQLLGKAFKGRWNQLCLATKFAVMRGPNGEFLGVNGKPDYIRQACDQSLQRLGVEAIDLYYMHRKDPQVEIEEIVGTMAELVKQGKVKYIGLSEVDPETLRRAHAVHPISALQTEYSLWSREPEQELLAVCRELGITFVAYSPLGRGFLSGAIQSRADFEQGDFRLVNPRFTDEAIQENLKFVEVIREIAQNKGVTTAQVALAWILTQNDEITTIPGTRKVHRLEENLGAYNVELTAADLAIIAGMYCDDGRGARH; the protein is encoded by the coding sequence ATGAAAAAAAGCACGACGCTCGGTCACAGTACCGTGAGTATTCATCGTATCGGCCTAGGCTGCATGGGCATGTCGGAGTTTTATGGATCCTTTGACGAGGCCGAATCCATTCACACCCTGCACAAGGCCATCGACTTGGGCGTCAACTTTTTTGATACGGCAGACATGTATGGCAGCGGCGCCAATGAACAACTCTTGGGAAAGGCCTTCAAAGGGCGCTGGAATCAGCTCTGTTTGGCGACCAAATTTGCCGTCATGCGTGGGCCCAATGGCGAATTCCTGGGAGTGAATGGAAAGCCGGATTACATTCGGCAGGCTTGCGACCAAAGTCTGCAACGATTGGGCGTCGAGGCGATCGATTTGTATTACATGCACCGCAAAGATCCGCAGGTAGAGATCGAAGAAATCGTGGGCACCATGGCTGAGCTCGTCAAGCAGGGAAAGGTGAAGTACATCGGTCTTTCTGAGGTAGATCCGGAAACGTTGCGCCGAGCGCATGCCGTGCATCCGATTTCGGCCCTGCAAACGGAATATTCGTTGTGGAGCCGTGAGCCGGAACAAGAATTGTTGGCGGTCTGCCGCGAATTGGGCATCACCTTTGTCGCCTACAGCCCCTTGGGACGCGGCTTTTTAAGCGGTGCAATTCAGAGCCGTGCTGATTTTGAGCAAGGGGATTTCCGACTAGTCAATCCTCGTTTTACCGACGAGGCCATCCAGGAAAATCTGAAATTTGTCGAGGTGATCCGGGAGATAGCCCAAAACAAGGGCGTGACCACCGCACAAGTGGCCCTCGCTTGGATCCTGACTCAAAACGATGAAATCACGACGATTCCCGGAACCAGGAAGGTCCATCGCTTGGAAGAGAATCTGGGTGCCTACAACGTGGAATTGACAGCCGCCGATTTGGCGATCATTGCAGGAATGTACTGCGACGACGGTCGGGGCGCGCGGCATTGA
- a CDS encoding SBBP repeat-containing protein: MRITFTFFFVALFGLSAAKAQTFQWAKQLGGISSQKGTSVVVDGDGNVYSTGYFYDTTDFDPGVGVYHMTSNGTLGASYISKLDAVGNFVWAKKVQTNSQTWAWGIDLDQNNNVYVTGQFAGTGDFDPGAGTFNMTSAYGAQIFVLKLDAAGEFVWAKNFITNGLSGGESVGKRIKIDPLGNIYTAGYFVDTVDFDPGVATFQLVSNGNIDIFISKLDASGNFVWAKSFGGIDRDEVYDLELDDVGNVYTTGGFKDSVDFDPNGPAFDLYSFGSEVFISKLDASGNFVWAKHFEGGAGDYYGQGIALDADLNVYTTGYINSSVDMDPGPNSLYMGSGIGVIFVSKLNANGDYAWAKVLPTSGFGYGNAIAVNANSEVYITGGFMGNGDFDPGAGTTTLTAVGNMDVFILNLDSAGGFMNVWQMGSSTTDRGESIFVDATSSIYTTGTFGDSADFDPGAGTLTLTSMGNFDSFVQKIGNCLLNTSVTVSGNTLSANQPGASYQWMDCNLFAPVSGANGQSFTPNASGNYAVIVSQGTCADTSTCTTVTITQTDDALAAAAIQVYPNPATETLNIQSLEVIESITLTNMLGAVVQMETTHRFSVAALPQGVYVLRIQTASGMKNARFMKR; the protein is encoded by the coding sequence ATGAGAATCACATTTACGTTTTTCTTTGTTGCCCTTTTTGGACTTTCCGCTGCGAAGGCGCAGACGTTTCAATGGGCGAAACAATTGGGGGGTATCAGTTCGCAGAAAGGCACCTCGGTTGTCGTGGATGGTGATGGCAATGTCTATTCCACCGGCTATTTCTACGATACCACGGATTTTGATCCCGGAGTGGGCGTTTATCACATGACATCCAATGGTACCTTGGGAGCATCCTATATTTCCAAATTGGATGCTGTCGGCAACTTTGTCTGGGCAAAAAAAGTCCAAACCAACAGCCAGACTTGGGCTTGGGGCATCGACCTTGACCAAAACAACAATGTCTATGTCACAGGCCAGTTTGCAGGTACCGGGGACTTTGACCCGGGAGCCGGAACTTTTAATATGACATCCGCATACGGTGCGCAAATTTTTGTTTTGAAGCTGGATGCTGCAGGCGAATTCGTTTGGGCCAAAAATTTCATTACCAATGGATTATCAGGTGGCGAAAGTGTAGGAAAACGCATCAAAATCGATCCCTTGGGCAATATCTACACGGCGGGATACTTTGTGGATACCGTGGACTTTGATCCAGGTGTTGCTACCTTTCAGCTCGTTTCCAACGGAAATATTGATATTTTCATCTCAAAACTCGATGCTTCCGGCAATTTCGTTTGGGCAAAAAGCTTTGGAGGCATCGACAGGGACGAAGTTTACGATTTGGAACTCGATGATGTTGGAAACGTCTATACCACGGGAGGCTTCAAAGACAGCGTCGATTTTGATCCGAATGGCCCCGCCTTTGACTTGTATTCATTTGGCAGTGAAGTTTTTATATCCAAACTGGACGCCTCGGGCAACTTCGTATGGGCCAAACATTTTGAGGGTGGTGCCGGGGACTATTATGGCCAAGGAATTGCCCTGGATGCCGATCTCAATGTCTATACGACTGGCTATATCAACAGCAGCGTCGATATGGACCCGGGTCCAAATTCACTTTACATGGGAAGTGGCATTGGTGTGATTTTCGTTTCAAAATTGAATGCCAATGGGGATTATGCTTGGGCCAAAGTCCTACCCACCTCCGGCTTTGGCTACGGCAATGCCATAGCGGTCAATGCCAACAGCGAAGTTTACATTACAGGTGGATTTATGGGCAATGGGGATTTTGATCCCGGTGCAGGCACCACGACCTTGACTGCAGTGGGCAACATGGACGTTTTCATCCTGAACCTTGACAGCGCCGGCGGATTCATGAACGTCTGGCAAATGGGCAGTAGCACAACCGATCGTGGCGAATCGATCTTCGTGGATGCAACCAGCAGTATTTACACCACGGGGACTTTTGGCGATTCCGCAGATTTTGACCCCGGCGCAGGGACACTGACATTGACCTCGATGGGTAATTTTGATTCTTTTGTTCAGAAAATCGGGAATTGTCTTCTGAATACCAGCGTGACAGTAAGCGGCAATACGCTCTCTGCCAACCAACCAGGCGCCTCCTACCAATGGATGGATTGCAACCTGTTTGCCCCGGTTTCAGGCGCGAATGGTCAGAGCTTTACGCCGAATGCAAGCGGCAACTACGCTGTGATCGTGAGCCAAGGCACTTGCGCGGACACATCCACCTGCACGACGGTCACGATCACGCAGACAGACGATGCCTTGGCAGCCGCTGCCATTCAGGTTTACCCCAATCCCGCAACGGAAACCCTGAATATCCAATCGCTGGAAGTCATTGAATCCATTACCCTCACCAACATGTTGGGGGCTGTGGTACAAATGGAAACCACCCATCGTTTTTCGGTCGCGGCGCTGCCGCAAGGTGTTTATGTGCTGCGCATTCAGACGGCGTCGGGAATGAAAAATGCACGGTTTATGAAGCGTTAA
- a CDS encoding tetratricopeptide repeat protein encodes MKTPFAWTRKMRLLPFGSSGFGRLLLMMVLLWVGHSKVKGQDQHYLDSLKQAVTRLPADTNTVLGLKKIANYLRYEDAEQAILYAKRALELSIRLDYKRGIASSYQVVGQCYLLESKLDSALECFKLGGIEAANAGLRKSLFQAFLNAGIVYEIQGDYLNSVRVQLKALDMAQQDQIGSDIRDCEYNLGITYFKIGSYDSAMTYFQHSSALHFEAGDLANYAAAEDAIGNVYLHQHQCDKAKQHYRTAIETAKALESGGNLSPKYLNLGSAYFCEKDYANSIAMSEKAKELAIVSGQPGVVADCYNNLGNAYRANGNLDLALENSLRAVELGKSIDRPETVLESLGNLVEVYILKGMADEALQYNQALRELQDSLQLDKATSEISRLRVEFEVEQNAQKLLLLQERTANAESKAEKSALWLIVFATSAIALLLILAVIALFQYFRKRNAELKMAQEAAEFNLKKRALEQRALRAQMNPHFIFNSLNSIQRLYVEGDLDRAGDYMSDFATILRKILDHSGSESISLAAELETLQLYLRLEEARLEGQLDHEITVDEDIDIHNTHLPPLILQPFVENAIWHGILPSAGKGKVGIHLKMGEQDNTLICTVVDDGIGIETSRSTKANSIGHESKGMKITLERLGSEGEVLAEQLPEGGTRITLRIPVSYH; translated from the coding sequence ATGAAAACCCCCTTCGCTTGGACGCGGAAAATGCGGTTGTTGCCTTTTGGCAGCAGCGGGTTTGGTCGTTTGCTGCTCATGATGGTGCTGCTTTGGGTTGGTCATTCAAAGGTAAAGGGGCAGGATCAGCATTACCTTGACAGCCTCAAACAGGCCGTGACCCGATTGCCCGCGGATACCAACACCGTGCTTGGCCTCAAGAAAATCGCCAATTACCTTCGCTACGAAGACGCGGAGCAGGCAATCCTCTATGCCAAACGGGCCTTGGAATTGTCGATTCGGCTGGATTACAAACGTGGAATCGCAAGCAGCTATCAAGTGGTCGGGCAATGTTATTTGCTCGAAAGCAAGTTGGACAGCGCCTTGGAATGCTTCAAACTCGGTGGTATTGAAGCTGCGAATGCGGGTTTGCGCAAGTCGTTGTTTCAGGCTTTTTTGAATGCCGGCATCGTTTACGAAATCCAGGGCGACTATCTGAATTCGGTCAGGGTGCAATTGAAAGCGCTGGATATGGCGCAGCAGGACCAAATTGGCAGCGATATCCGCGACTGCGAATACAACCTTGGCATCACCTATTTCAAGATCGGCAGTTACGATTCGGCAATGACCTATTTCCAACATTCGAGTGCCCTGCATTTCGAGGCGGGGGATTTGGCCAACTATGCCGCCGCCGAGGACGCCATCGGAAACGTCTATTTGCATCAGCACCAATGCGACAAGGCCAAACAACATTACCGCACAGCCATCGAAACCGCGAAGGCACTGGAATCAGGTGGTAACCTTTCGCCCAAGTACCTGAACCTCGGGAGCGCTTATTTTTGTGAGAAGGACTATGCCAACTCGATTGCCATGAGCGAAAAGGCCAAGGAATTGGCGATTGTATCAGGGCAGCCCGGCGTGGTGGCAGACTGTTACAACAATCTGGGAAACGCCTACCGCGCCAATGGCAACCTGGACCTCGCACTGGAAAATAGCCTGCGCGCAGTGGAATTGGGGAAATCGATCGACCGCCCGGAAACGGTGTTGGAATCGTTGGGGAATCTTGTGGAAGTGTACATTCTGAAGGGAATGGCCGACGAGGCACTGCAGTACAATCAGGCGCTCCGTGAATTGCAGGATTCGCTACAATTGGACAAAGCGACGTCGGAAATTTCGCGGTTGCGGGTGGAGTTTGAAGTGGAGCAAAATGCGCAGAAGCTGCTCTTGCTGCAAGAACGGACCGCGAATGCAGAGTCCAAGGCCGAAAAAAGTGCTTTGTGGTTGATCGTGTTTGCGACCTCGGCGATCGCCTTGTTGTTGATTTTGGCCGTGATTGCCCTTTTTCAATATTTCCGTAAGCGCAACGCCGAGCTGAAGATGGCCCAAGAAGCCGCCGAATTCAACCTCAAAAAGCGGGCATTGGAGCAACGGGCGCTCCGGGCGCAGATGAATCCGCATTTTATCTTCAACAGCCTCAATTCCATTCAAAGGCTGTATGTCGAGGGCGACTTGGACCGCGCCGGCGATTATATGAGCGATTTTGCGACCATTTTGCGCAAAATTCTGGACCATAGCGGGAGTGAAAGCATCTCCCTCGCCGCCGAATTGGAGACGCTGCAACTTTATCTGCGGTTGGAGGAGGCCCGGTTGGAAGGCCAATTGGACCACGAAATCACGGTAGATGAAGACATTGACATCCACAACACCCATTTGCCACCCTTGATTTTGCAGCCCTTTGTCGAAAATGCCATTTGGCACGGGATTTTGCCCTCGGCAGGCAAAGGGAAAGTCGGCATTCACCTGAAGATGGGCGAACAGGACAATACCTTGATTTGCACCGTGGTCGACGACGGCATTGGGATTGAAACTTCGCGCAGCACCAAAGCCAATTCGATCGGCCACGAAAGCAAGGGCATGAAAATCACCCTCGAACGCTTGGGAAGTGAAGGGGAGGTGCTCGCCGAACAATTGCCGGAGGGCGGCACAAGGATCACATTAAGAATCCCCGTATCTTACCATTAA
- a CDS encoding DUF3943 domain-containing protein has protein sequence MRRYFLILPLFVLLLMQHFGSYAQAVDTVSIVRLRHQEAPLGRKLLRAELIGLGAQGATTGLLFVLPRDFTNWSLDSARYTFKEAWTKPPVFDHDSWVFNYAAHPYSGAFMYNTMRSQGAKPLPSYLFATGQSLIWEFMIESWVERPSIQDLIITSNLGSLLGEAIHRATLRMKRNGFTTIEKIFVIVSNPAYCINNGLK, from the coding sequence ATGCGCCGGTATTTTTTGATCCTTCCGCTTTTCGTGTTGCTTCTGATGCAGCATTTTGGCTCCTATGCCCAGGCTGTGGATACGGTTTCCATCGTTCGACTGCGGCATCAGGAAGCGCCGTTGGGTCGGAAATTGCTGCGCGCGGAGCTGATTGGATTGGGTGCGCAGGGCGCCACCACGGGGCTTTTGTTCGTGCTGCCACGCGATTTTACGAATTGGTCGCTTGATTCCGCAAGGTACACCTTCAAGGAGGCCTGGACGAAACCGCCCGTCTTTGACCACGATTCCTGGGTATTCAATTATGCTGCCCATCCTTACTCGGGAGCCTTCATGTACAACACCATGCGCAGCCAAGGTGCAAAACCGCTACCCTCCTACCTGTTTGCCACCGGCCAGAGTTTGATTTGGGAATTCATGATCGAATCCTGGGTGGAACGCCCGAGCATTCAGGACTTGATCATTACTTCCAATTTGGGTTCCCTGCTGGGGGAAGCCATCCACCGCGCCACCCTGCGCATGAAACGCAATGGCTTCACCACCATCGAAAAGATCTTCGTGATCGTCTCCAATCCCGCCTATTGCATCAACAACGGACTGAAATGA
- a CDS encoding T9SS type A sorting domain-containing protein: MKKHLLTALFVGITLSGFSQALQWAYSFQNQAVMEAMTDVAANGTDRFAIIGNGNSGISMDPIGGSPMYNSSGNFIACYNANAAIQWIQPAVGSTFGVQLAANGDVYVCGGFSGTQDFDPAGGSFPLTATGFDSYLQKFNADGTFAWAAAASAEGTASEIEVLADGRIIVAGRSDVDATVTLSNSSTVTLLKGVFILEFSATGSLTNAFSISVPAPAGYGYVYALTSDASNNVYLGGSLDGIADFDLGAGTANNVATSAYDAYCVKYNSSFQLQWFRQFGDDNTPTGWDKLRGLAVDAAGNVYAGGEFTWTTDFDIANPGTHVLISDPASQAPSGFLLQWNSAGALNWVKKIGNNNGGIPTESAQVAVTQIALQNNTLYAGFEGWGYWDVDPSGSNTILEVGAVASPGIGFGKYSDAGNYLAAFSIDTNAASSGLTTVGFGMLGTDQFVTAGKFNKRLDFDPTGGSTFLQTDVNGGFYEFDNDLYIAKYGFGGITAVNERPLGSSFQLYPNPFQTQLWVAQDANQNPLRVNIYDAQGKLIATAIPDMQGSINTTDLQAGFYTVEVLSGSSQRDCFKMVKAGSSR; the protein is encoded by the coding sequence ATGAAGAAACATCTATTGACAGCATTGTTTGTGGGGATCACCCTCTCTGGATTTTCCCAAGCCCTCCAATGGGCTTACAGCTTTCAAAATCAAGCGGTCATGGAAGCAATGACCGATGTCGCGGCCAACGGAACCGACCGGTTTGCCATCATCGGCAACGGCAATTCGGGCATCAGCATGGATCCGATTGGCGGCAGTCCGATGTACAATTCGAGCGGCAATTTTATCGCCTGCTACAATGCCAATGCTGCCATCCAATGGATACAACCCGCTGTCGGGAGCACGTTTGGCGTCCAATTGGCGGCGAATGGAGATGTCTATGTCTGCGGCGGATTCTCGGGCACGCAAGACTTTGATCCGGCAGGCGGCAGCTTCCCGCTCACGGCCACCGGTTTTGACAGCTACCTTCAGAAATTCAATGCCGACGGGACATTTGCCTGGGCTGCAGCGGCCTCGGCCGAAGGCACAGCCTCCGAAATTGAAGTTTTGGCCGATGGCCGCATCATCGTGGCCGGCCGCTCCGATGTCGATGCCACGGTGACACTCAGCAACAGCAGCACAGTGACGCTGCTCAAGGGCGTATTTATCCTGGAATTCAGCGCGACCGGCAGCCTTACCAATGCCTTCAGCATCTCCGTGCCCGCCCCTGCGGGATACGGTTATGTGTATGCGCTTACTTCGGATGCGAGCAACAACGTCTATCTCGGCGGGAGCCTCGACGGCATTGCCGACTTCGACCTCGGCGCAGGCACAGCCAACAATGTAGCAACAAGTGCTTATGATGCTTATTGCGTGAAATACAATTCCAGCTTTCAATTGCAGTGGTTTCGGCAGTTTGGAGACGACAATACACCGACGGGTTGGGACAAACTGCGTGGCTTGGCGGTCGATGCCGCGGGCAATGTTTATGCGGGCGGCGAATTCACCTGGACCACGGACTTTGACATCGCAAATCCGGGAACGCATGTCTTGATTTCCGATCCGGCATCGCAGGCGCCGAGTGGATTTTTGTTGCAGTGGAATTCGGCGGGAGCCCTCAACTGGGTCAAGAAAATCGGAAACAACAACGGCGGCATCCCGACGGAGTCAGCCCAAGTTGCCGTGACACAGATCGCGCTTCAAAACAACACGCTCTACGCCGGCTTCGAAGGTTGGGGCTATTGGGATGTGGATCCGTCGGGCAGCAATACCATCCTGGAGGTCGGCGCGGTGGCAAGTCCGGGCATCGGTTTCGGTAAATATTCAGATGCAGGCAATTACCTCGCGGCTTTTTCGATCGATACCAATGCAGCGAGCAGCGGACTCACGACGGTGGGTTTTGGCATGCTGGGAACGGATCAATTCGTGACGGCTGGCAAATTCAACAAGCGTCTGGATTTTGATCCTACGGGCGGCAGCACCTTCCTTCAAACCGATGTCAATGGCGGCTTCTACGAATTTGACAACGACCTCTACATTGCGAAATATGGCTTCGGAGGCATTACAGCAGTCAACGAGCGCCCATTGGGTTCTTCGTTTCAATTGTATCCGAATCCGTTCCAAACGCAATTGTGGGTGGCTCAGGATGCGAATCAGAATCCGTTGCGCGTCAACATCTACGATGCACAAGGCAAATTGATCGCCACAGCAATTCCAGATATGCAGGGCAGCATCAATACGACCGACCTGCAGGCGGGCTTCTACACCGTGGAAGTGCTTTCGGGTTCCTCCCAGCGCGATTGCTTTAAAATGGTCAAAGCTGGAAGCAGCCGCTGA
- a CDS encoding response regulator transcription factor, translating into MLRAVIIDDEKNARFLLSDLLTRHFADRVSIVGEANDVDTGLVAIEKYQPDVVFLDIKMQKGTGFDLLQALPAIDFEVVFVTAYDNFAIKAFDFAAIGYLLKPVKSVDLRNVIERIEKESRRTKEATEQRVKVLIDNYSDQPGKLKRIVISNMEGFKVVNMEDIIRLEASSNYTTFILSHDRKIVVSKTLGEYEELLNDHGFFRIHQSHIANLRHVEAYHKTDGGQVQMSDGALLTISRNRKASFMRRFF; encoded by the coding sequence ATGCTCAGGGCAGTCATCATCGACGACGAAAAAAATGCCAGGTTTCTGCTCAGCGACCTGTTGACCCGCCATTTTGCGGATCGTGTGAGTATCGTTGGCGAGGCCAATGACGTGGATACGGGCTTGGTGGCGATCGAGAAATATCAGCCGGATGTCGTTTTCCTGGACATCAAAATGCAGAAGGGCACTGGATTTGACCTGCTGCAAGCCTTGCCCGCGATTGATTTTGAGGTGGTGTTTGTCACCGCCTACGACAATTTTGCCATCAAGGCATTTGATTTTGCGGCGATCGGCTATTTGCTCAAGCCTGTGAAGTCCGTGGACCTGCGCAACGTGATCGAGCGCATCGAGAAGGAATCGCGGCGCACCAAGGAAGCGACCGAGCAACGGGTGAAGGTATTGATCGACAATTACAGCGATCAGCCGGGCAAGCTCAAGCGCATCGTGATCAGCAACATGGAAGGCTTCAAGGTCGTGAACATGGAAGATATCATTCGACTGGAAGCCTCGAGCAACTATACGACGTTCATCTTGAGCCATGACCGAAAGATCGTGGTGTCCAAGACCTTGGGCGAATACGAAGAACTGCTCAATGACCATGGATTTTTCCGCATTCACCAAAGCCATATTGCCAACCTGCGCCATGTGGAAGCCTACCACAAAACCGACGGCGGGCAAGTGCAAATGTCTGACGGGGCGCTGCTTACCATCAGCCGAAACCGCAAGGCTTCGTTCATGCGGCGCTTTTTTTGA